The following are encoded together in the Pedobacter sp. D749 genome:
- a CDS encoding RagB/SusD family nutrient uptake outer membrane protein produces MKAINKNIKLYILIFTTIFAASCKKDFLNVESPGQVPAESVWKDPATAQAFVNDIYNGLGVGGFSEQMLASVSDEALFTHPTRGIDLVNNATINPSTLGWVDDTWAYKQMYNRIRACNITIEKITSGDNGLSSQSLKDQLLGEAYFLRAYYYQQLLRFYGAVPLITKVYVLDDNYNVKRNTYEECVNFIVKDCDEASRLLTGKTLDKGRTTATAALALKSRVLIYAASDLHDRAKLTSKITGIAAQKLDFLSYASGSQADRYRLAQTAAKAVMDLGTGYKLNLSAPATVTDGQLNYKSIAMGGASKAPGIDATAASELIFARYFIIQNNIKHAQQNGPNGYHNWAGNTPIGLLVDDYEMKDGSKFSWTNTTQKANPYQDRDPRFYATILYDGAGWKPRDKASGDVDPANQIQTGIYDLMDNSGRIDFKGLDTRASSIENWNGSWTGYYYHKFIDPDPAIVDASMSQNVPWPFFRYTEAVFNYIEASIELGELSNATTWLNKIRFRAGMPAVTATDQDGLREVYRHERRIEMAYEEQRYHDTRRWLIAGETLGRKTTYIKVTGKFKLGKTMSAPYHYDNTVYDYTYTPVVENAQENRSWNDKLYFRPFSRDEVNKNNALEQNPGY; encoded by the coding sequence ATGAAAGCAATAAATAAAAATATAAAGCTCTATATATTAATTTTCACTACCATTTTTGCAGCATCCTGTAAAAAAGATTTTTTAAATGTAGAATCCCCTGGCCAGGTGCCTGCAGAATCAGTATGGAAAGATCCTGCAACTGCACAGGCATTCGTTAATGATATCTATAACGGATTGGGTGTTGGAGGTTTCTCTGAACAAATGTTGGCTTCTGTTTCAGATGAAGCCCTGTTTACCCACCCAACCCGTGGTATAGATCTGGTTAATAATGCTACAATTAATCCTTCTACATTAGGTTGGGTAGACGATACCTGGGCATATAAACAAATGTACAATCGCATCAGGGCCTGTAATATTACGATCGAAAAAATAACCAGTGGCGATAATGGTTTGAGCAGCCAATCGTTAAAAGATCAGTTATTGGGCGAGGCGTATTTTTTAAGGGCTTACTACTATCAGCAGTTATTGCGTTTCTATGGCGCTGTACCCCTTATTACAAAAGTTTATGTGTTAGATGATAACTATAACGTAAAAAGGAATACGTACGAAGAGTGTGTAAATTTTATTGTTAAAGACTGCGATGAAGCCAGCAGGTTGTTAACAGGTAAAACGTTAGATAAGGGGCGTACTACTGCAACTGCTGCATTGGCCTTAAAATCAAGGGTATTAATTTATGCTGCAAGCGACCTGCATGACAGGGCAAAACTTACTTCGAAAATTACAGGCATTGCTGCCCAAAAATTAGATTTTTTAAGTTATGCCAGTGGCAGCCAGGCAGACCGTTACCGTTTGGCACAAACAGCTGCTAAAGCCGTGATGGATCTGGGTACAGGTTATAAATTAAATCTTTCTGCGCCCGCTACGGTAACAGATGGCCAGCTAAATTATAAAAGCATTGCCATGGGTGGAGCAAGTAAGGCACCGGGAATAGATGCTACTGCAGCATCAGAACTCATTTTTGCCCGTTATTTTATCATCCAGAACAATATTAAACATGCACAGCAAAATGGCCCGAATGGTTACCATAACTGGGCAGGAAATACACCTATCGGCTTGCTGGTTGATGATTATGAGATGAAAGATGGTAGCAAATTTAGCTGGACAAATACCACACAAAAAGCTAATCCTTATCAGGATAGAGACCCTCGTTTTTATGCAACCATTTTATACGATGGTGCAGGTTGGAAACCGCGTGATAAAGCTTCGGGTGATGTTGATCCGGCTAACCAGATCCAGACCGGTATTTATGATTTAATGGATAACTCTGGCAGAATTGACTTTAAAGGTTTAGATACGCGTGCAAGCTCAATCGAAAACTGGAATGGTAGCTGGACAGGATATTATTACCATAAATTTATCGACCCGGATCCAGCTATTGTTGATGCTTCGATGTCGCAGAATGTACCGTGGCCATTCTTTAGGTATACTGAAGCGGTTTTTAATTATATCGAAGCGAGTATAGAACTTGGAGAATTAAGTAATGCTACTACCTGGTTAAACAAAATCCGTTTCAGAGCAGGTATGCCAGCTGTAACCGCTACAGATCAGGATGGACTTAGAGAGGTTTACCGTCACGAACGCCGTATTGAAATGGCTTACGAAGAACAACGTTATCATGATACCCGCAGGTGGTTAATTGCAGGTGAAACATTGGGCAGAAAAACCACTTATATTAAGGTTACTGGTAAATTTAAACTTGGCAAAACTATGTCGGCACCTTACCATTACGATAATACCGTTTACGATTATACCTACACCCCAGTTGTAGAAAATGCACAGGAAAATAGGAGTTGGAACGATAAACTTTATTTCAGGCCATTTAGCCGCGATGAAGTAAACAAAAATAACGCACTCGAACAAAACCCGGGATACTAA
- a CDS encoding TonB-dependent receptor, translating to MKKNLLRTFARSSMFLVCGGCLVFSPLASMSAETSLHEKEPFDFYKIPLQDIIVKGKVTDAKGPIPGVSVKLKGGTATTVTDGSGNFSIKVPEDATLVFTYVGYVDQEVQVKSQTNINVRLSENNQNLSEVVVVGYGTQKKAVVSGAVASVKGTELAKSSSVNLTNSLAGRLPGVTALQGSGEPGYDGSTIRIRGTNSLGNNNALIVIDGIPNRAGGIERLNPNDIESVSVLKDASAAIYGSQAANGVILITTKLGKSGKPQFSYDFSYGLQQPTRIPKMANSVQYAEILNELNIFGSDINPNEWSAAWNSFKSTGSYTSTTGKTINAAYKADEIRKFGDGSDPLRYPNTDWFKTTFQNWSPQQRHNVQINGGSENVKYLVSLGYLDQDGYYKNSATGYKQYDMRFNLEAKLSKYITTTLGVSAREEDRNFPTVGASDIFRFLMRGRPNEIAIWPDGKPGKDIEYGYNPVVSTTDLTGTNKDVRDYFQTTGKVEIKIPGVEGLKVTGIAAIDKYSGRQKNWQLPWTLYDWDKKTFQADGVTPVLTGTIRSQYTDPRLRETAGGQLAINLTGMVNYDKKIGDHNIGLMAGVTREKVDNDGFTAFRRYFISQSVQELLAGDEREQSLGNNPGDPNNLFKRARLSYFGRVGYNYKEKYLAEFLWRVDGSYIFPTDRRFGFFPGVSVGWRLSEEPFFKENVKFVNNLKLRASYGQMGAEAYFGDALQEYQYLSLMNFGTYTFNDLVTKTLTEGKVPNFNFGWEVANNTNVGLDASFLNNKLSLELDYFYNKRTNILISRGSSVPESSGITDRLPPVNLGKVNNKGFEFKLSYNDQVGDLNFGVSVNGGYAKNKIIFWDETPGAPEWQYSTGRITNSWLVYDYDGVFKDQAEINANTLNYSALTSTLRPGDMKFKDINGDGKINADDKIRLDKNGTPTFTGGFNLNLQYKGFDLSVLVQGATGGMQIVGITESGDIGNFLEWSYLNRWSIDNPSSVNPRLSNRGATYYTDSNNALNNTYWLRSNNYLRLKNVELGYTLPNTLVEKVGLNSVRVYANGLNLATLDKIKIWDPESPNSSGQYYPQARVINFGIKAAF from the coding sequence ATGAAAAAAAATCTATTGAGGACTTTTGCCAGAAGTAGCATGTTTCTTGTTTGCGGTGGTTGTCTGGTCTTTTCTCCACTTGCCAGCATGTCTGCTGAAACATCATTGCATGAAAAGGAACCCTTTGATTTTTACAAAATACCCCTCCAGGATATTATTGTGAAGGGGAAGGTTACAGATGCTAAGGGCCCAATTCCAGGCGTAAGCGTGAAGTTGAAGGGAGGCACAGCAACTACAGTAACCGACGGCTCCGGAAATTTTAGCATTAAGGTGCCTGAGGATGCAACGCTGGTATTTACCTACGTAGGTTACGTAGATCAGGAGGTTCAGGTAAAGAGCCAAACCAACATTAATGTAAGGTTATCAGAGAATAACCAAAACTTATCTGAAGTAGTAGTAGTAGGATATGGAACCCAAAAAAAGGCGGTTGTATCTGGTGCGGTTGCTTCGGTTAAAGGTACTGAACTCGCTAAATCCTCATCGGTAAACTTAACCAATTCACTAGCCGGGCGCTTACCGGGTGTAACGGCTTTACAGGGGAGTGGAGAGCCTGGTTACGACGGTTCTACCATCAGAATCCGTGGGACAAACTCGCTTGGAAACAATAATGCGCTAATTGTAATTGATGGTATCCCTAACCGTGCAGGTGGTATCGAAAGGTTAAATCCAAACGATATTGAAAGTGTATCGGTATTAAAGGATGCATCTGCTGCTATTTACGGTTCGCAAGCGGCTAACGGGGTAATCTTAATTACCACTAAATTGGGTAAATCAGGAAAGCCACAGTTTTCATACGACTTTAGTTATGGCTTGCAACAGCCTACACGCATACCGAAAATGGCTAATTCCGTACAATATGCCGAAATTCTGAATGAGCTGAATATCTTTGGTTCGGATATTAATCCAAATGAATGGTCGGCTGCATGGAACAGTTTTAAATCTACCGGTTCTTATACTTCTACAACCGGAAAAACTATTAATGCCGCTTATAAAGCTGATGAGATCAGGAAGTTTGGCGATGGTTCAGATCCGCTAAGATACCCTAATACCGATTGGTTTAAAACGACTTTTCAGAACTGGTCGCCTCAGCAAAGGCATAATGTTCAGATTAACGGGGGTAGTGAAAATGTAAAATACCTGGTTTCTCTGGGCTATCTGGATCAGGATGGATATTATAAAAATTCTGCCACAGGCTACAAACAGTACGATATGCGGTTTAATCTCGAAGCAAAGTTGAGTAAATATATTACCACAACGTTAGGGGTATCGGCCAGAGAGGAAGACCGTAATTTTCCAACAGTTGGAGCTAGTGATATCTTCAGGTTTTTAATGAGGGGACGTCCAAATGAAATTGCAATATGGCCAGATGGCAAGCCCGGAAAAGATATTGAATATGGTTATAACCCGGTAGTATCTACTACAGATTTAACGGGAACTAATAAAGATGTTAGAGATTACTTTCAAACTACCGGTAAAGTAGAAATTAAAATTCCTGGCGTGGAAGGATTAAAGGTAACAGGTATAGCTGCAATAGATAAATATTCTGGCAGACAGAAAAACTGGCAATTACCCTGGACACTTTACGATTGGGATAAAAAAACTTTTCAGGCCGATGGTGTAACGCCAGTATTAACGGGTACCATAAGGTCGCAATATACCGATCCGAGGTTAAGGGAAACTGCTGGTGGGCAATTGGCCATCAACCTGACCGGAATGGTTAATTATGATAAAAAAATTGGTGATCATAATATTGGTTTGATGGCTGGGGTAACCCGCGAAAAAGTTGACAATGATGGTTTTACAGCTTTCAGAAGATATTTTATTTCACAATCTGTTCAGGAATTATTGGCTGGTGATGAACGCGAGCAATCATTAGGTAATAATCCCGGCGATCCAAACAACTTATTCAAGAGGGCACGTTTAAGTTATTTTGGAAGGGTAGGATATAACTATAAGGAAAAATACCTTGCCGAATTTTTGTGGCGTGTAGATGGTTCTTACATCTTCCCAACCGATAGGCGTTTCGGTTTCTTTCCAGGGGTATCAGTTGGCTGGCGCTTATCAGAAGAGCCTTTTTTCAAGGAAAATGTTAAGTTCGTAAACAATTTAAAACTGAGAGCATCGTATGGCCAAATGGGTGCTGAGGCATATTTCGGAGATGCGCTGCAAGAATACCAATACCTCAGTTTAATGAATTTTGGAACCTATACGTTTAACGATCTTGTTACTAAAACTTTAACAGAAGGCAAAGTACCTAATTTCAACTTTGGATGGGAAGTAGCCAATAATACCAACGTAGGTTTAGATGCATCCTTTCTAAATAATAAATTATCACTTGAATTAGATTATTTCTATAATAAACGTACAAACATTCTAATTAGCAGGGGTAGTTCAGTGCCTGAAAGCTCGGGTATTACCGATCGTTTACCACCTGTAAATCTGGGAAAGGTAAACAACAAAGGTTTTGAATTTAAATTGAGCTACAATGACCAGGTTGGTGATTTAAACTTTGGAGTGAGTGTAAACGGAGGTTATGCGAAAAATAAAATCATTTTTTGGGATGAAACCCCTGGTGCTCCTGAATGGCAGTACTCAACTGGTCGTATAACCAACTCCTGGTTAGTATACGATTATGATGGTGTTTTTAAAGATCAGGCAGAAATTAATGCCAATACATTAAATTATAGTGCGCTAACCAGCACCTTACGTCCTGGTGATATGAAGTTTAAGGATATTAATGGTGATGGTAAAATCAATGCCGATGATAAAATCCGCCTGGATAAAAACGGCACACCAACTTTTACCGGAGGTTTCAATTTAAACCTGCAATATAAAGGGTTCGATTTGTCGGTACTCGTGCAGGGCGCAACCGGTGGGATGCAGATTGTGGGTATAACCGAATCTGGCGATATTGGTAATTTCCTGGAGTGGTCATATCTAAACCGGTGGAGCATTGATAATCCAAGTTCGGTAAATCCACGTTTATCAAACCGTGGTGCTACCTATTATACCGATAGCAATAATGCATTAAACAATACTTATTGGTTGCGGAGCAATAATTACCTCAGGCTTAAAAACGTAGAGTTAGGCTATACCTTGCCAAATACACTGGTAGAAAAAGTAGGACTAAATAGTGTAAGGGTTTATGCGAACGGATTAAACCTGGCTACGCTGGATAAAATCAAGATATGGGATCCCGAATCACCAAATTCGAGTGGCCAATATTATCCACAGGCCAGGGTAATCAATTTTGGTATTAAAGCCGCTTTTTAA
- the recG gene encoding ATP-dependent DNA helicase RecG codes for MFNSVLDTPVEFLKGVGPSRADVLKKDLALFTYQDMLAHYPFRYIDRTKYFKINQINPDSQYIQIIGRVISKKVIGDKRAKRIIAVFKDETGIMELVWFQSLKWVDDNITVGTAYVAFGKPSIFNGTFSISHPEMELYQRKQVGRGNLTLQPVYNSTEKLKKFNLDSKGLQRLIAGLLDQIIPQVPENLPQYIIDKYQLPDKRMALLNIHFPKNQKDLNASERRLKFEELFFIQLQLLHNKHLRQLKFKGATFDKVGEKVNRFYKEFLPFELTNAQKRVVKEIRIDTQRGVQMNRLVQGDVGSGKTAVALMSMLLANDNGYQACMMAPTEILARQHYASITDLVSGDLVRVAILTGNTKKKERTILHTQLENGEIDILIGTHALIEDKVQFKNLGLVVIDEQHRFGVEQRAKLWRKNIIPPHILVMTATPIPRTLAMTLYGDLDVSIIDELPAGRKPIETKHLFEGQRLRMFGFMKQEIAKGRQVYIVYPLIKESEKLDLLHLEAGIEQLSYQFPRPDYQISIVHGQMPNADKQFEMQQFIDGKSQIMVATTVIEVGVNVPNASVMVIENAERFGLSQLHQLRGRVGRGAEQSFCILMSGNKLSKEGKIRLETMVRTNNGFEISEIDLQLRGPGDITGTQQSGVLDLKLADLAKDQIILSEARNTVIELFSEDPQLEKPENAILKAYLQKLERGISFDKIS; via the coding sequence TTGTTTAATTCGGTATTAGATACACCTGTTGAGTTTTTGAAAGGCGTTGGGCCAAGTCGTGCCGATGTTTTGAAGAAGGATCTCGCCTTATTCACTTATCAGGATATGCTTGCGCACTATCCCTTTAGGTATATAGACCGTACAAAATATTTTAAGATTAATCAGATCAATCCTGATTCGCAGTATATCCAGATTATCGGGCGTGTAATCAGTAAAAAAGTAATAGGCGATAAAAGGGCTAAGCGCATTATTGCTGTTTTTAAAGATGAAACCGGAATCATGGAACTAGTTTGGTTCCAGAGCTTAAAATGGGTTGACGATAATATTACCGTGGGCACAGCTTACGTCGCCTTTGGGAAACCAAGCATCTTTAACGGAACATTCAGTATTTCCCATCCTGAAATGGAGCTGTATCAGCGCAAACAGGTGGGAAGAGGAAATTTAACTTTGCAGCCGGTTTATAACTCAACAGAGAAGCTTAAAAAGTTTAATCTCGATTCAAAGGGTCTGCAGCGTTTAATCGCTGGCCTGTTAGATCAGATTATACCTCAGGTGCCCGAAAATTTACCACAATACATCATCGATAAATATCAGCTGCCAGATAAAAGGATGGCTTTGCTGAACATTCATTTTCCTAAAAATCAAAAAGACTTAAACGCTTCTGAAAGACGGTTAAAGTTTGAGGAGCTGTTTTTTATTCAGTTGCAGCTTCTGCATAATAAACACTTGCGTCAATTAAAATTTAAAGGTGCAACCTTTGATAAAGTTGGTGAAAAGGTGAACCGTTTTTATAAGGAATTTTTGCCGTTCGAGTTAACCAATGCTCAAAAACGTGTGGTTAAGGAAATCAGGATTGATACACAACGTGGTGTGCAAATGAACAGGCTTGTTCAGGGCGACGTGGGGAGTGGTAAAACAGCTGTTGCGTTGATGAGCATGCTTCTGGCAAATGACAACGGCTATCAGGCTTGTATGATGGCTCCGACCGAAATTTTGGCCCGTCAGCATTATGCCTCTATTACGGACCTTGTATCTGGAGACCTGGTGCGTGTTGCTATTCTTACCGGAAATACAAAAAAGAAGGAACGTACTATTTTGCACACACAACTGGAGAATGGAGAAATCGATATTTTGATTGGAACGCATGCATTGATTGAAGATAAGGTTCAGTTTAAAAATTTAGGGCTGGTTGTAATTGATGAACAACACCGTTTTGGTGTGGAACAACGTGCTAAGCTTTGGCGGAAAAATATTATCCCTCCTCATATCCTTGTGATGACGGCTACACCAATTCCACGTACTTTGGCAATGACCTTATATGGTGATCTTGATGTTTCTATTATTGATGAATTACCTGCGGGCAGAAAACCCATCGAAACAAAGCACCTTTTTGAAGGCCAACGCCTTAGAATGTTTGGTTTTATGAAGCAGGAAATTGCTAAAGGCAGGCAGGTTTATATTGTTTATCCTTTAATTAAGGAAAGCGAGAAATTAGATCTTTTACATCTCGAAGCTGGAATTGAGCAGCTGAGTTACCAATTTCCCCGACCCGATTACCAGATCAGTATTGTACATGGACAAATGCCAAATGCGGATAAACAGTTCGAAATGCAACAGTTTATTGATGGTAAAAGTCAGATTATGGTGGCTACAACTGTAATTGAAGTAGGTGTTAATGTCCCTAATGCTTCTGTAATGGTGATTGAAAATGCTGAACGGTTTGGTCTTTCACAGCTTCACCAGTTGCGTGGCAGGGTTGGCCGCGGGGCAGAACAATCTTTTTGTATCTTAATGAGTGGTAACAAACTCAGTAAGGAAGGTAAAATCCGTTTGGAAACGATGGTGCGGACCAACAACGGGTTCGAAATATCTGAAATAGACCTTCAGCTTCGTGGTCCCGGAGATATTACAGGTACACAGCAAAGCGGTGTGCTTGATCTAAAACTTGCAGATCTGGCTAAAGATCAGATAATTTTATCTGAAGCACGGAATACGGTTATTGAACTTTTTTCGGAAGATCCCCAATTAGAAAAACCTGAAAATGCTATTCTAAAGGCATATCTGCAAAAGCTGGAAAGAGGAATTTCTTTTGATAAGATAAGCTAA
- a CDS encoding RidA family protein yields the protein MKQIIKTNSAPAPIGPYSQAVQAGNFLFVSGQVAINPENGELNIGNIEEETHQVMRNLKAVLLEAGLTFENVVKSTIFLSDMGTFAQVNEVYGQYFTADFPARETVQVSVLPKNVNVEISVIAIVG from the coding sequence ATGAAACAAATTATTAAAACAAACAGTGCTCCAGCTCCAATTGGACCATATAGCCAGGCTGTACAAGCCGGAAATTTTTTATTCGTATCGGGCCAGGTTGCCATTAATCCTGAAAATGGAGAATTAAATATTGGCAATATTGAAGAGGAGACTCACCAGGTGATGCGCAACCTTAAAGCCGTTTTGCTTGAGGCAGGTTTAACCTTTGAGAATGTAGTAAAGTCTACTATTTTCTTAAGTGATATGGGTACCTTTGCTCAGGTAAATGAAGTTTATGGACAGTATTTTACTGCTGATTTTCCAGCTCGCGAAACAGTTCAGGTTTCGGTGTTACCTAAAAACGTTAATGTTGAAATCTCTGTAATTGCCATTGTTGGTTAA
- a CDS encoding DUF6728 family protein: MYFFRKKDPNRPNNINLRIMHFINALAILIFLAGIIYKLVQWLAK, from the coding sequence ATGTACTTCTTTAGAAAAAAGGATCCAAACAGGCCAAATAATATCAATCTGAGAATTATGCATTTTATTAATGCATTGGCCATCTTAATTTTTCTTGCAGGTATCATCTACAAGCTTGTTCAGTGGCTTGCTAAATAA
- a CDS encoding OmpA family protein gives MNYSTLKKSVALSLVALTGVASLAVAQDAPATTSAVKVFGGRGQYRTWSIGVHGGVLMPVVAIGGSNDFNKWDANLGYGLNIRKQLGHSFGLELNGTRGKLSGNNEGITSSVKDFETELQYAVDLRGVVNVGSIDFLRRENSVGFFLTAGAGYMAYAPKITTSAGQTIDWKGSAVGPADDRHDAKDYVKGFYIPVGAGVKFKVSERVNFNLGYTMNFVDADNLDGVYAKGQTKDKFSYGYAGLEFSLGSSAKPSLEWTNPLATMYDELKDPTLRQEVEALKNRVSAVEKSVEDLKKDTDGDGVADQFDKCPGTPAGTAVDGSGCPLPKMVADTTATSNVTGFEKIGFDFNSSVLKTESYPTLDKLSSVLRENGGKVTVNGYASSEGTAAYNLKLSKDRANSVKTYLVNSGVNASQVATKGNGEANPIASNDTEEGRIQNRRVETARN, from the coding sequence ATGAATTATTCTACTTTAAAGAAAAGTGTTGCGCTTTCTTTAGTGGCATTAACAGGAGTTGCTTCTCTTGCTGTCGCTCAGGATGCTCCTGCAACCACTTCTGCTGTCAAGGTATTTGGCGGTAGAGGACAGTACAGAACTTGGTCTATTGGTGTACACGGTGGTGTTTTAATGCCAGTTGTTGCTATCGGCGGTTCTAATGACTTCAACAAATGGGATGCTAACTTAGGTTACGGTTTAAACATCCGTAAACAATTAGGTCACTCTTTCGGTTTAGAATTAAACGGAACTCGTGGTAAACTTTCAGGTAATAACGAAGGTATTACTTCATCAGTTAAAGATTTTGAAACTGAATTACAATATGCTGTAGATTTACGTGGTGTTGTAAATGTAGGTTCTATCGATTTCTTACGTCGTGAGAATTCAGTAGGTTTCTTCTTAACTGCTGGTGCTGGTTATATGGCTTATGCTCCAAAAATTACTACTAGTGCTGGTCAAACTATCGACTGGAAAGGTAGTGCTGTTGGTCCTGCTGATGACAGACATGATGCTAAAGATTACGTAAAAGGTTTCTACATTCCAGTTGGTGCTGGTGTTAAATTCAAAGTTTCTGAGCGTGTTAACTTTAACTTAGGTTACACCATGAACTTTGTTGATGCTGATAACTTAGATGGAGTTTATGCAAAAGGTCAAACTAAAGATAAATTCTCTTACGGTTATGCTGGTTTAGAATTCTCTTTAGGTTCTTCTGCTAAACCAAGTTTAGAGTGGACTAACCCATTAGCTACTATGTACGATGAGTTAAAAGATCCAACTTTACGTCAAGAAGTTGAAGCATTGAAAAACCGTGTTTCTGCTGTTGAGAAATCTGTTGAAGATTTGAAAAAAGATACTGACGGTGACGGTGTTGCTGATCAATTCGACAAATGCCCAGGAACTCCTGCTGGTACTGCTGTTGATGGTTCAGGTTGTCCACTTCCTAAAATGGTAGCTGATACAACTGCAACTAGCAATGTAACAGGTTTCGAAAAAATCGGTTTCGATTTCAACTCTTCAGTTTTAAAAACTGAGTCTTACCCTACTTTAGATAAATTATCTTCAGTGTTACGTGAAAACGGTGGTAAAGTAACTGTAAACGGTTACGCTTCAAGCGAAGGTACTGCTGCATATAACTTGAAATTATCTAAAGACAGAGCTAACTCTGTTAAAACTTACTTAGTAAACTCTGGCGTTAACGCTAGTCAAGTTGCTACTAAAGGTAATGGCGAAGCTAATCCAATTGCTTCTAACGATACTGAAGAAGGTCGTATCCAAAACCGTCGTGTTGAAACTGCTAGAAACTAG
- a CDS encoding aminopeptidase P family protein, translated as MKYPTIDQSLFILNRKKYANNLKNNSLAIFNSSDEFPRSGDQSFVFKQNPDLFYLSGIDQEQTILLLYPDCPNPLYREVLFLRQTNDYIKVWEGYKYTKEQAKAASGIQSIYWLEDFDNILHSIVNYAEHIYLNTNENDRYAHEVPYRDIRFIEKMKSKYPLHHYERSAPIMRNLRAVKSDVEIELTKKACTITRDAFIRVLKFTKPGVKEYEIEAEIIHEFIRQGATGHAYTPIIASGHNANILHYNDNNQVCKDGDVILFDFGAEYANYNADMSRSIPVNGRFTQRQKDVYNAVLHVMKASIKLIGEGTIWNTYHEQVGEIMTEQLINLGLISTTDVKNQTATWPAYKKYFMHGTSHHLGIDVHDFAGRYTPFANGNILTVEPGIYIPEEGLGIRLENNILITANGNIDLMADIPLEAEEIEEIMNS; from the coding sequence ATGAAATACCCTACCATTGATCAGTCATTATTTATTTTAAATAGAAAAAAATATGCTAACAACTTAAAAAACAATTCACTAGCGATATTTAACTCAAGTGATGAATTCCCCAGGAGCGGTGACCAAAGTTTCGTTTTTAAGCAAAATCCGGATTTATTTTATTTATCAGGCATTGATCAGGAACAAACAATTCTGCTATTATATCCTGATTGTCCTAATCCTTTGTACAGAGAAGTCCTGTTTTTAAGACAGACCAACGACTATATCAAAGTTTGGGAAGGATATAAGTACACCAAAGAACAGGCAAAAGCCGCCTCTGGCATCCAATCAATATATTGGTTAGAAGATTTTGACAACATTTTACATAGTATTGTTAACTATGCTGAGCATATTTATTTAAATACAAATGAGAATGATCGGTACGCCCATGAGGTTCCTTATCGCGATATTCGTTTCATTGAGAAAATGAAATCAAAATATCCATTGCATCATTATGAACGCTCGGCGCCAATTATGAGAAATTTACGTGCCGTTAAATCAGATGTAGAGATCGAATTAACTAAAAAGGCGTGCACAATAACCCGCGATGCTTTTATCAGGGTATTAAAATTCACCAAGCCTGGGGTTAAGGAATATGAAATTGAAGCAGAGATTATACACGAATTTATCCGTCAGGGCGCAACAGGTCATGCCTATACACCTATTATTGCTTCCGGTCATAATGCAAACATCCTCCATTATAACGACAATAATCAGGTTTGTAAAGATGGAGACGTAATACTTTTCGATTTTGGTGCAGAATACGCCAATTATAATGCAGATATGAGCCGGTCTATTCCGGTTAATGGCCGGTTTACGCAAAGACAAAAGGATGTATACAATGCCGTACTGCATGTAATGAAGGCGTCGATTAAATTAATTGGCGAAGGAACTATATGGAATACCTACCACGAACAAGTTGGCGAGATTATGACAGAACAACTGATTAATCTCGGGCTTATTTCTACAACTGACGTGAAGAATCAAACCGCAACGTGGCCAGCTTATAAAAAATATTTTATGCACGGCACTTCACATCACTTAGGCATAGATGTACATGACTTTGCAGGAAGATATACTCCATTTGCCAATGGGAACATTCTTACGGTTGAACCAGGCATCTATATTCCGGAGGAAGGCTTAGGTATCCGTTTAGAAAACAATATCCTCATCACCGCAAATGGGAATATAGATTTAATGGCCGATATTCCATTGGAAGCTGAAGAAATTGAGGAGATTATGAATAGTTAA